A region from the uncultured Holophaga sp. genome encodes:
- a CDS encoding methyl-accepting chemotaxis protein, with translation MLKRWYFNLQVAGKIFIPITLLGLVLVAVVFLAVRDTHANVVSFDRFYEGNLLPITELGASRTHLLKSLYCAQRYLDESAPERKATEAEITSIDRDFDQSWAHYAASLTSESARQRAPEYRDLALQVRELRNRSLATASRGDQEGAKRILNREAFPKLVESAKVWSLLMKDDMDQVQQAVAGTHTTFRQSALKGVGFAFVGLALSITLGWAVVRTIQRAMRTFHTSLEQVAAGRLDTRSTLDTRDELGDMSRTLNAMIRQLQELIQEIRSGVEGVASGATQLSASAEQMAATSAEIARSAEHQNQASEGMVSSVTALSDSIDEVSQGARASLRHLEDALEATQRGDRAGQATHAAMEGITTTASQIAQAVSVIQEIAQQTNLLSLNAAIEAAKAGEHGKGFAVVAEEVRKLAERSSVSAKEIGVFIEEANQAIDRGGLTVRTSVETLRQIHGLLEAFAETTRQAASATEDQAQASGVVAREVKENAGEAIAIASAITEMSATTSEVARTTTELHRLAEELQERVGRFKL, from the coding sequence ATGCTGAAACGCTGGTATTTCAACCTCCAAGTCGCCGGGAAGATCTTCATCCCCATCACCCTCCTGGGGCTGGTGCTTGTTGCCGTAGTGTTCCTCGCGGTACGGGACACCCATGCCAACGTGGTCAGTTTCGACCGCTTCTACGAAGGGAACCTGCTCCCCATCACGGAATTGGGGGCCAGCCGCACGCACCTCCTCAAATCCCTCTACTGCGCCCAACGCTACCTCGATGAGAGTGCCCCGGAACGCAAGGCCACCGAGGCCGAGATCACCAGCATCGACAGGGACTTCGACCAGTCCTGGGCCCACTATGCCGCCTCACTCACCAGTGAGAGCGCACGTCAGCGGGCCCCCGAATACCGCGACTTGGCGCTCCAGGTGCGGGAGCTCCGGAACCGGAGCCTGGCCACAGCCTCCCGGGGCGACCAGGAAGGCGCCAAGCGGATCCTCAACCGGGAGGCCTTCCCCAAGCTGGTGGAATCCGCCAAGGTCTGGTCCCTCCTCATGAAGGACGACATGGACCAAGTGCAGCAGGCCGTGGCTGGGACCCATACAACCTTTCGGCAGAGCGCCCTCAAGGGGGTGGGATTCGCCTTCGTGGGACTCGCGCTCAGCATCACCCTGGGCTGGGCGGTGGTGCGCACCATCCAGCGGGCCATGCGCACCTTCCACACCAGCCTCGAGCAGGTGGCTGCCGGCCGCCTGGACACCCGCTCGACCCTGGACACCCGCGACGAGCTCGGTGACATGAGCCGGACGCTGAACGCCATGATCCGGCAGCTCCAGGAACTCATCCAGGAGATCCGCTCCGGCGTCGAGGGGGTGGCCAGCGGTGCAACCCAGCTCTCCGCCTCCGCAGAGCAGATGGCCGCCACCTCTGCCGAGATCGCCCGCAGCGCGGAGCACCAGAACCAAGCTTCAGAAGGCATGGTCAGCTCCGTAACGGCCCTCTCGGACTCTATCGACGAGGTCTCCCAGGGCGCCAGGGCCTCGCTCCGGCATCTGGAGGACGCCCTTGAGGCCACCCAACGGGGCGACCGGGCGGGGCAGGCCACCCACGCGGCCATGGAGGGCATCACCACCACCGCCTCCCAAATTGCCCAAGCGGTGAGTGTCATCCAGGAGATCGCACAGCAGACCAACCTCCTCTCCCTCAATGCCGCCATCGAGGCAGCGAAGGCCGGGGAGCATGGCAAGGGCTTCGCAGTGGTGGCCGAGGAGGTTCGAAAGCTGGCGGAGCGGAGTTCAGTGTCCGCCAAGGAGATCGGCGTCTTCATCGAGGAAGCCAACCAGGCCATCGATCGCGGTGGACTCACCGTGAGGACATCCGTGGAGACCCTACGCCAGATCCACGGCCTCCTGGAGGCCTTTGCCGAGACCACCCGCCAGGCCGCCTCCGCCACCGAGGACCAGGCACAGGCAAGCGGAGTGGTGGCCAGGGAGGTCAAGGAGAACGCGGGTGAGGCCATCGCCATCGCCTCGGCCATCACCGAAATGTCGGCCACCACGTCCGAGGTGGCCCGGACCACCACC
- a CDS encoding ATP-binding protein has translation MHACPTDPLQAYLPETSEAVAILRDGCLSATNEAFSMLLGLPAAALRGQRLEPFLTQRAVRTWGRALIALGGTSQVRELDAALRCDALGQRRRWLLTAFCFEGVPYLQIRTPLPPQLHAQAGENALREREALQTLGRLASGVVHDLNNFFGIVLTTSELMLEQWPEAHPGRERLEAIGQVSRRARDLGRQVLTLARGGDIPPIWFDPARVVEEAGQMLASTAPPAIEIQVRTEEGLQCVGDPVQLSQVVINLGMNAVQAMKDRSGRVELSLGSSGPGTPGTWALLEVRDQGPGIPEDILPKIFEPFYTTRPGGTGIGLPLTRRIVQANGGALEIRSEPERGCHVTVRLPTLRQGQPSASASA, from the coding sequence ATGCACGCATGCCCCACCGACCCCCTCCAGGCCTACCTGCCCGAAACCTCAGAGGCCGTGGCCATCCTGCGGGATGGCTGCCTCTCGGCCACCAATGAGGCCTTCTCCATGCTGCTGGGTCTTCCCGCGGCCGCCCTTCGCGGCCAGCGGTTGGAGCCATTCCTGACCCAGAGGGCTGTACGGACCTGGGGGCGCGCTCTCATCGCCCTGGGTGGCACCAGCCAGGTCCGAGAGCTGGACGCCGCCCTCCGCTGCGATGCCCTGGGGCAAAGGCGGCGCTGGCTGCTGACGGCCTTCTGCTTCGAGGGGGTTCCCTACCTCCAGATCCGGACCCCCCTGCCTCCGCAGCTCCACGCTCAGGCCGGGGAGAACGCCCTCCGCGAGCGGGAGGCCCTGCAGACCCTGGGGCGCTTGGCCAGCGGAGTGGTCCACGACCTCAACAACTTCTTCGGCATCGTGCTCACAACCTCGGAGCTGATGCTTGAGCAGTGGCCCGAGGCCCATCCTGGCCGGGAGCGTCTGGAAGCCATCGGACAGGTCAGCCGCAGGGCCCGGGACCTGGGACGCCAGGTTCTCACCCTCGCCCGGGGTGGAGACATCCCCCCCATCTGGTTCGATCCCGCCCGGGTGGTGGAGGAGGCTGGACAGATGCTGGCCTCCACGGCCCCCCCCGCCATTGAGATCCAGGTCAGGACCGAGGAGGGGCTGCAATGCGTGGGGGATCCGGTGCAGCTCTCCCAAGTGGTCATAAACCTGGGAATGAACGCCGTCCAGGCAATGAAGGACCGCTCCGGCCGAGTGGAACTGAGCCTCGGGTCCAGCGGGCCTGGGACCCCGGGCACCTGGGCGCTCCTGGAAGTCCGGGACCAGGGTCCGGGCATCCCAGAAGACATCCTGCCGAAAATTTTTGAGCCCTTCTACACCACGCGTCCAGGGGGCACCGGCATTGGGCTCCCCCTCACCCGACGTATCGTCCAAGCCAATGGCGGCGCTCTGGAGATCCGCTCCGAGCCTGAACGCGGTTGTCACGTCACCGTCCGGCTGCCCACCCTGCGCCAGGGACAGCCCTCCGCCTCGGCTTCCGCCTGA